From a region of the Thermomicrobium roseum DSM 5159 genome:
- a CDS encoding ABC transporter ATP-binding protein, translating into MLELRELTVHYGLHPAIQNVSLQVASGEIVVVLGANGAGKSTLLKATMGLVRPTHGHILLDELDLTSLVRRRLTHQIVEQGLVLVPERGGTFTDLTVQENLLLGAFPHRARARERELLTFALELFPKLKERLSQRVGTMSGGEQRMVAVARALMAAPRFLLLDEPTLGLAPVLAKQLLRVLPKIAAEGIGILLVEQNAHLSLSVAQRGAVLANGVLVHAASAADLRDDPTVRTAYLGSD; encoded by the coding sequence ATGCTTGAGCTGCGCGAGCTAACGGTCCATTACGGACTCCACCCTGCGATTCAGAATGTCTCGCTCCAGGTCGCTTCTGGCGAGATCGTGGTCGTGCTCGGTGCCAATGGTGCAGGCAAATCGACGCTCCTCAAGGCCACGATGGGCCTGGTCCGCCCCACGCACGGGCACATCCTGCTCGACGAGCTCGATTTGACGAGCCTCGTGCGCCGTCGTCTGACCCACCAGATCGTCGAGCAGGGTCTCGTCCTCGTGCCAGAGCGTGGAGGGACCTTCACTGACCTCACGGTTCAGGAGAATCTCCTGCTGGGAGCCTTTCCGCATCGAGCGCGAGCCCGCGAGCGCGAACTTCTGACCTTCGCACTGGAACTCTTCCCGAAACTGAAGGAACGCTTGAGCCAGAGAGTCGGCACCATGAGTGGGGGCGAACAGCGCATGGTGGCTGTCGCGCGCGCGCTCATGGCCGCTCCGCGCTTCCTTTTGCTCGATGAGCCGACACTCGGCTTGGCCCCCGTGCTGGCGAAACAGCTCCTGCGCGTCTTACCGAAGATCGCCGCCGAAGGTATCGGCATCCTGCTGGTCGAGCAGAACGCTCACCTCAGTCTCAGCGTCGCCCAGCGCGGTGCAGTGCTAGCAAACGGTGTCCTCGTACACGCAGCGAGTGCGGCCGATCTGCGCGACGATCCGACTGTCCGTACCGCCTACCTCGGAAGCGATTGA